The genomic stretch gactttcaccttttgtcacgtagtggccaagtggcagagcaggtggaaagactatcttaccctcggccgagggacccatggcaggccggcaggcctggttgactccatgccgaggggactggatgtgagtacgcggatatgcctctcggtcggctagttgccgagccgagacccaagtgacaggccgacaggcttcgtCGGCTAGGCTGTttttcctttgacttgttgtcttttagctttgaccttggtcaatatgttgactcggtcagcgggtgcagaatatgccccatcacatttgtttacctattctattTTGGGGTGTCTCGACTCTCGGTCAATTGTTTACTTTTCTATTTTAGAAATGCCTTTGATGGGCAGTTTGATCCTCCATACTCAATTTGGTCAACTTGTTATCTAATAATTGATCATCTCctctttctttggtctttgtTTCAAAACCAAAGGTAAAACAAATGACTGGAACGAAGGAAGTATATTTTAGTAAGAACATTAGGATTGATTTCTTTGCTAAAACATGCCCGTAATACCGAATAAGTTTTAGTATATTGGTATAGACAGAGCAACTATTCAGAAGGTCGTaagtttgaataaaagttaatgGTATAAGGGAAACAcggaaaaaattcaaaaattttaactaaaaattaaaattttcatTTGACGACGGGAGTGAGTGCCCTACTAGCTCCACCACCGATTCAATacattgtaattgtaattgtagaacacaaaatctcattgtaGACGGGGGGATATTCATCTATAGCTATGGACGGGCCAAATATCCACCTATTTTAAGCTAAAGACAAGTAACAAGTTGCATGGTGGGGCCCAAAAATATTACCACTTTAAGCATGTTTGACCCGTCTTTTACTATAGACTAATTGATGAATTAAAAGGCAAAAAGTACTAAAAAGTAGTACTCGTATATATGAGTGTACCATGTATTAACAGTACTAACTATGAAGTATTGAATAGAGTATATGATCCCCAATCTTATTAATTGAGTTTTTGTTGCATAGATCTTCCACATACTTTGTGAAGAATTCCATATTAACCCACATGTGAGTGTCCCAcattgaaggagaaagagagattGTACCACTTTATAACCAAGGGGGCTACTCCttctattgccaattggttttagagtggaaccctcttgggcctacgttgtggactctttctcctccgtttgggtgcggcccaagcccgttgttgaatttaacatggtatcagagcccatggcTAAAGACCTGGGTTTTCATGGTCCAAAGTTTGCAGTCGGACGAGCAAAAATTGCTCAGTTGAATTTGTCCGGTCGAGTTAATCTTGGGCCATGTTTGCGGTGGACGAGCAAAAAGTTGCTCAGTTGAATGAATTTGTCCAGTCTGTGTGAAAAGTGGGCCTCACATGTGCGGGGGAATGTGAAGAAACCCAAAGTTtcacatgtgagggttgtcccacattgataaaagaggagaagaattaccactttataaggcaaggggctactcccGTAAAGAGAAACAAGAACTACTTTGTAATTTCCATGAATTATTATCATCGCTAATACATTGTCCGGAACAAACTTTACCGTAAAGAGAAACAAAATCTAATTTAAACATGTAACTCCATGTGTACCAATAGGTAAGATTGAGTTCAATGTTAACCACCACCGTCAACATTCATTGTAGGCTTATGCTACACTAATTGTTATTGTTTTGACTATGGAAAACATCGTGTTATGTATTTTAGTACTCTATTTTACTTAATTATCTTTATTCGGTTTGAGTAAACAATTTGTCAAGCAAAAAAGTACTTCTTAAGGAGTATAATTAAATGGAGAAATTATAAATTCATAATATCACAATCTACTAAATAAAGATCCTTAAATTCAGCCATTACGCTCATAAGTCATAACTCTAACGACTCCTTAACTTAAACTACATTGCCAAACTCTATCCATGTAACATAAGGCCCAAGTGGAGGCAAATTATATCCTACTCCCAAGAGTAGGAAGAAAGATACACCCATGGTAGTTATgggcaaaaaaaattaaaaaaaaaaaagaaaaaaaaaataaactacccactacatctctcacagtacctttttttttcttttctaaattactcaatttatcaaatttaaaatcCTATTGAATTTATTAAATTCGTAGTTTTCTTTCTTCAATTTGTATTCGAGTTTTATCAAATTTACAGTTCATAATCATCAAATTAGACCAATATTCGCTAAATTCAAAGTGTCATAAAATGAATATCACATTACATAACACACGTTCATCAAATTACACTATCATATTCATTTAACTCAACGTGAATATAATAGTATCATAAGGTGAATATCACACTAAATactacatattcatcaaattatattatcaTATTCGGTAAAATCAAAATGAATATAATAGTGACTTATGATGAATATCACACTTGATAGAacatattcatcaaattaaaTTATCATATTCACTAAATTCTAGTGAATATAATAGTGACTTATGATGAATATCACACTTGATAGAacatattcatcaaattaaaTTATCATATTCACTAAATTCTAGTGAATATGATAGTGCCATATGATGAATATCACACTCGAAACCACAAATTTAATCATAAATAATGATAGATAAAACATAAAAACTCAATTTAATTTACGGTATTTTACAACTTTTAGGGTTTAATGTAATTTCAACACAAACTCGATAAATTAgaatttaattaatcaaaacaCGGAGCAATTTTAACACATACCTGATAAGTTAGaattttattaattaaaactCGAATCAAGATTACAAAACCACTGTTGGATGGAAAATTAAATTTTATGCACGATTTTTTTTGATAGAAAAGGAAGACGTAGTTTGAAACAGGAGAAAGAAAGAGTTTATGGAAAgtgataactttttttttttaatattgggAGTAGGAAGTATCATACACCTGAGTGTATGGTATAAGAATTGCCAAGTGGAGGTCTTCATGTGGGTACGTTGGTCTGACTCAGCTAACAACATGTCGACTTTTCTAAGCTTGTGTAGCTTCCCCAGGCTCGGCTTCGGTTGGTTACCTTGCCCCACTTCCTCAAGCCAACCCGCCTAGGCCGGTCGAAGAAGCAAAAATAGTTAAACAGAGTTTCCATCCACTTATCAAGTCTTATAAATCAGTTAATTTAAAATTATAATCGCAACACAATTCAATTTAATTTTCTTATTTCAATCCAAAAGAAGGGAACGGGGTTTTCTAAGCAAAACACTAGTACACAAAACACAACTGCCTAAATACACCACGGATAGTGCCGGTGACGCCCAAATTAGATACCACCCTTTCACAATCATTTTTAATTGTCTCCACTCACCCTTCATTTTCCATACACGACTATACGAGGACCAATTGCTCACACTTGATTAGTCATCCATTAAAATTGGCGTGCGAATAGACCAAAGAGTCAAAACCCCATTGGTGAGAATGAGCAGAAAGAGAGAGAAACTCTACTTTTCCCCTCACCAACCCTTCTCCAACCCAAAACGACGTCGTCCACAACCACGAGCTCCATCACCAGaagacaaacctcaagataaaCCCGCCGCACCACCCGCTTTACTAGTACTTGGGATTCCTACGGGCTGCTCCGTCTTGGACTTGAAAGCCCGGTTCGAGATATACGGGTCTATTTCTCGGATCCGGATTAACCCGCTTGGTGTTGGTTCTATCTCTTTTCGGACTTTTTCCGGTGCCGATTCTGCTGTCGCGGCATCGCTTGATCCCTCTTTTCCCATCTCCATCGACTCGCACCTGGTACTTTTTTAATACTTGGATGTATTgttttgttttgcgctaatttttgtgtgagacggttttataatTAGTTGAATTGATCTAGCATTATATTAACATGAGTCCGTCTCAGCAAATGTCAGCTAGCTTAGCTGCTAATGTCACGAGGTGATCTGTGTTTAAGTCCTAATTCCTGAGACTGTCTTTAGTTGGAATACTTTTAATTCTTGGAATACTGTGTTGTTTTGTGCTAATTTTTATACGAGACGGTTTCATAATTAGTTGAATTGGTCTAGCATTATATTAACATGAGACCGTTTTAGCAATGGTTAGCTAGCTTAGCTGGTAAAGTCACGAGGGAAACCGTCTTTACTTTTTACAATGCACCCGGGATAGGGTCGATATCCCGATTGTTAGTAATTGGGTGATTGCAAATTTTCAGCTGAGCAAATTTGCAAGAAAGATGGCTCTCCCTCGGTCCTAATTATTTGTCCATCTTGAttaaaaaaatcaacaaatgATTGGAACGGAGCGAATACTTGATAGTGATATTGTATATTGAGTCTTTAGATAGGTATTGTCGTATTGAGGTTTTGCTCGAATTTTTTGTTTTAAGGGTTTTATGAGGGTTTGGAAACTGCAATTTAGATTGATTTAGGAAGTTTGAGTTTAGCCTTTGATGTACATAGAGATTTACTTGGTTTCGGGTCTTTTGAAGCTCCCTGTGTGACTTAGTTGATGAACATAGAACTGCAATTTAGATTGATACATGAAGTTCGGGCTTAAGCCTTCAATGAATATAGAAATTTTATTGGTTTTTAGTCTTTTGAAGCTCCCTGTGATTTAGTTGAAGAACATAGCAATTTGCTTACCTCTGTGTGATACTGTGATGCCGATTTTCTCCAAGTTCTGAATATGGAAACTTCGTAAATTTTGTTCTTTGATGTTGCGCTGACGACTATAGCTTGGATTGCTTGCTGATTGTTTATACCACCTCAAAAGTTTTGTGGTATATAGAGAGGTATTGTAGGAATTAGGGAATGTTATTGTAAGCATTAGGCAATTCCTTAGTTTGGGAAGGTGTTAGGCGCACTAAGGCGATGGGTTCCCAAAGCGATAATGTGCAAGGCACGTGCCCATATGCACATGAGGCCTGCTAATTTTTCAGAAGAACATGTATACTTCTTTTTGGTTTTTAAAGAGGGGTCACTGCTCACATGTGTTTTATAAGTGACAATTAGGGATAAGGGGGAGAAGAGAAGGGTAAAATTaataaattggaaaaaaaaatatgaaattgCATAGTAGTGTGTCTCACGAGTTGCGCTTCTTGTGCCTTTTGGATCCAGTGCGCCTCTTGCGCCTTTTGAATCCTGTGCGCCTCATGCCGAGGTACGCTTTTTTAAACTAAGGGCAAGTCATTTGAATATTCGTTAATTTGGTCCGAGTGTGTCATTATTCTTCGTGATGTTAGGATTGAATACTTGGTTTTTCAAGTATGGAGTTTTCAGGAGTATTTTACCATAGTATGATGGTACCAAGTACTAAGTACTAACATCATAATGAGTTGAGAAGTTGAATTTTCAAATGTTTGAGAGCTAGATTTCTAAATCCGGGAGCTAAAATGAACGGAATTGTTCGCTGAATGTATTTATCATTGCTTAAAGGGAAACTGATCTGTGATGGAAAACTGTTTACGACATTGTTATGAAAGCTAGTGATGTTGTTAGCTTATGCTTGTTTGTGTACCTGTTTTAAAAGCCTAAGATTCATTTGGATAGGTTGTGATGCATGCCGGTCATCGTTTTGTTAACTTGCAGGTTCAAGTGATGTGGGAAAGCGACATGAAAGATGATGATGCACAAGACAATGTCGATGAAAGACGAAGGAGGAATTCAAATTTGTCGAAGCTTTTAAAGGGGGAGACGCCTTTGAGTAGACACGGTAGGGCAAAGAGGCTGAGTTCAGCCATCGTCAACCCAAATGCCACAATTAATAGTGCAGTGTTAGATCCGCCATTCAAGCATAATAGAGAGATTGTTGCCTACGATGATATCTTGTAGAGTTAATGGTAAAACATAATTTCGACTTTGATTCTCTTTGTATTATAAAGTTCAGGTACGGTTTTATTTCCATTAGTGTGATAATGCTTAGCCTTAAGGTCACTCCGACCACACGTGTTTGTAGTTCTAGTTTCTTGCTTTAATTCTTTGTGAATCACTGTTGCGCAATCGCGCCTTGTGTGTTGTTAATGAAGCTTTGAGTTCAGTCTAAAAGGTTATTCTTTCATTGCACGACTCTGTACATGCCCACATGCCACATTACCCGGTGAAGATACACCCCTTTATTTTTCGGACTCAGTTTCGTTCAGCTCGGTTCATGTTGGGCATTTTCAGTCCAAGAAAGGCCCATACATGAGGTACTCATAAAACGAAGTTGAAATGGGTCTACTTTTAAATTGTGATCGTATATTTGTTAATCAAGGTGCCTTAATTTATGTCGACTTAGGTCAGACGTGCCGAAACAGGTGTTTTGGCGGATTTTGGACAGGTTAGTGGGCGGACCCTTTGTAAATATCATAAAATACATTGTACATATCCGCTTATTTTATAGGCCGGACGGGTCGAGATCAATCATGAAAGTTCTAGAAATAATATCTCTACAATCTAAAGTCTACAAAATTTGATTCTCAATCTCTTGGTATATACGATATACCTACCATGGCTACCAATAGGTATGAATGTATGATCCACCACCTCCATTTCTACGATTCTATCTACAAGCAGTCAACTATCAACAAATATCTAAATAAATATCAATATATTACTCCACTCACAAATATCTTGGCCGACCATGACGTGGACCTTGTTCCATTTCATGTTAGGCTACTAGATATTTTCACAAAATATCTTTCCTTACACGTGGTTCTCACTACTCCACCGTGGACTACCTTCTTTCTTCCCTTCATACTTCAAAGTTCAAACATTTCCTTCCTATATTTCATTTCCACCCCTTCACTAATCAAACACTAAAGGCGACGAGGCGATTATTCACTGTTTATCGACTTTAGACCGAAAACACCTTAATAATCATAACCCACTGTTATCGACTGTGAACACTCTATTTTACGACTCGATCAAGAAAAATGAAAGGTCAACGAAGGGAAGCTATAGGAGCTGATGAGGAAGAAGAAATGAAATCTCATAATAGTAAAAGACCAAAATACCCTCAGAAAACGCAAGATTTGATGCAAAACTTAGCAGaaaatgaagaagatgatgatttgGAAGACGATGAAGatggtgaagaagaagaagatgatgcgAATTATATGAATTGCAATTATTTTTATCAACCTCAACCAATGCCAACATCAATTGTTGTATGTGATGCACTTGAGATTGATTCTCCGATCATTTATGTTAATACCAGTTTCGAGATTTATACGGGTTATTCTGCTAATGAAATCCTCGGTCGCAATTGGTAAGTACTCCGtttgtcccggtcaattgtttacatattctCTGTGTTAGGATGTTTTATTCATTTATGTAACTACGTAAGgagtacggagtattattttggtaatttttaTGAGGTTAATTTGGTGGGTTTTAAACTTTTACTAGTGTGTTTGATCTTTGTATACGGATGTATCACGTTATTGTACACCAACTCGATGAAAACATGAAATTTAATATTTTTCGTAAATAACTAAGTAGAATAACAAAGGAAATTTCCAATTGTTTAGGTCTTATGATGTTCTAGAGCTCCTAGCTCAGACTAATGGTGTAGTGGAGCGCGGGAGTGTCTCAAAGCGTTGTAATTGGTAAcgaattgagaggtcccgggtttgACTTCCTACACGGGAGTGCTGCTGTTACCTGTCATCTTAAGATGTCTTATCCGTGATTTGCAAAGTATTGCATATGCCCGGAAATTAAacccctcgtcataaaaaaaaaaaaaaaaaaaaaaagatataaaTGGTAGCTTTACTACTCCCATATATGATCCGTCCTGGTCTTTTGTTTACGTGTTCCATTTTAGGTCTATTATTCATTTGATCATCCAGACACTATTGTCCACTAGTCATTCATTAACTATAATCACAAATGGTCATATCCTCTCTCTGGTCATTGTGTGCTAAaaacaaaggtaaataaatgaccgaCAGAGAGTCTTTGtgtattttctcaaaattaagaTTTTTTTGgagtttataatttttaatatggTGATAGTGACAAATGTGctttaaaacaaaaacaaagtgaGGGATAGGTGATGGGTGGATAACAAAGAAATGACCACATTTTTAAAATTTTAGGTTCAAGGAACATGAAAACAAAATAAGGGTTTGTTTTTTGATAGATGACATTACAATAAGAGTACAtgtttgtggaagtgtggtgggTACACACACTATGCATTGTCTATTAAgcttttgtatagttgtttgtCTTCCTAATAATGATGAAAATCTTCCATTGTCTAGTAGCTTATGCTTATGTTATTCAGACTCGGTTAGAACTATCCGACACGGGTGCATAACGTCCGGTCATATCCGAATATTGGACTTGTTGTTTTATGGAAAATATTTATGGTCATGGCAATGTAATCTAAATTCGAAATTAGTGAATGACAAAGGTCAAGGCTTCCTTTATTACTCCCCCGTCTCAGTCAATAGTTTATATTTGTTTTATttccccctcacaaaataaagcaaatgtaaactattcattgGGACAGAGTGAGTATGATCTAAGAGTTTCTTCATAATGTTAATGAACTATCTTAGAAGTAGGCGACTCACAATCGGTGAGCTTGTGATAAATGACCGCCTTTTCAATGTAAGGTCGCCTTACACAAGAGTTTGAGTAAAACCGCATAACATTTGACCTTTAAGCTCCCAACGAAAAGAAGTTACAATTAACTATCATGATTTTGTTAGGGATAGATGTAATCGTCAACTCGTTGTAAGGAATTCCACTGACATCATTATGACTTTCTTGTGCAGTCGTTTCTTACAGTACAGAGACCCGCATGCTCAAAGAAGACATCCTCTGGTGGACCCTGTTGTTGTTTCTGAGATGAGGCGATGTCTGGAAGACGGTATAGAGTTCCAAGGAGAGCTTCTCAATTTCAGAAAAGACGGTACTCCTTTGGTAAACAGGCTTAGGCTTCAACCAATTTATGCCGATGATGGTACTGTTACCCATGTTATAGGTATTCAGATATTCACTGAAGCGAAAGTAAATCTTGACCATGTTTCGTACCCGGTTTTCAAACAGACATTTGAGCATCAAATTGAACACTCAGACGAGTTATCTTCAAAGGGTGGAGATCTGTGTGGAATTCTCCATCTTTCTGACGATGTTTTGGCGCATAACATATTTTCACGCTTGACTCCAAGAGATGTAGCATCTATTGGATCTACCTGCAAAAGAATATACGAACTGACGAAAAATGAGCATGTAAGAAAGATGGTTTGTCAAAGTTTATGGGGAAGGGAAGTGACTGGTAATTTAGAGTTGATGACTAAAAATTTGGGGTGGGTTCGGCTAGCCAGGGAGCTAACCACCCTTGAGGCTGTTTCTTGGAGGAAGTTCACGGTAGGAGGTTCTGTCGAACCTTCACGTTGCAATTTCAGTGCATGTGCAGTGGGAAACCGACTTGTTCTATTTGGCGGGGAGGGTGTAGGAATGCAACCTATGGATGACACGTTCGTACTCAACCTCGACTCAGAACACCCAGAGTGGCGTCGAGTGATTGTCAAATCCTCTCCTCCTGGACGGTGGGGCCACACTCTTTCGTGTCTCAACGGGTCATGTCTTGTTGTATTTGGTGGGTGTGGTAGGGAAGGGTTGCTTAACGACGTCTTTGTCCTAGACTTGGATGCCAAACATCCGACATGGACTGAAATACTCGGTGGCACTCCTCCTGTCCGTCGGTCTTGGCATAGCTCTTGTACCATAGACGGGACCAAGTTAGTAGTATTCGGAGGTTGCACAGATTCTGGGGAGCTCCTCAGTGACACATTCTTGCTCGATCTCACGACAGACCGTCCGGTTTGGAAGGAAATACCATCATCATGGTCCCCACCATCTAGGCTCGGCCACTCGCTCTCTGTTTACGGGAGGACAAAGATATTCATGTTCGGAGGACTGGTCAAAAGCGGACAATTAAGGCTACGGTCAGGCGAAGCCTACACTATTGACATAGGAACCGAAAACCCTCAATGGAGGCAAATAGATTGCGGCGCCGCCGGTATGGGTAGCCAAGGAGGGGTCATTCCTCCTCCAAGGCTCGATCACGTGGCTGTAAGCATGCCATGTGGCAGAATCATTGTATTCGGAGGTTCAATCGCTGCCCTACATTCTCCTTCCCAGCTTTTCCTCTTGGACCCTTCAGAAGATAAACCGTCCTGGAGAACCCTTAACGTGCCAGGACAGCCCCCTAAGGTTGCCTGGGGCCATAGCACGTGTGTGGTCGGAGGTACTCGAGTCTTGGTGCTGGGTGGTCATTCAGGTGAGGAATGGGTACTAAATGAGCTCCACGAGCTGTGTTTGGCGAGTAAACACGACTCAGACATGTGATTACTGATCAGGTCATTCTTATGGATAGTTTGATCTTACTTGCTCTCGATTTGTGTCTATACTTGTTCATTCTGTCTGTCTGCAGTTCTGCACTCTCTGCTTCTTGCTGTAATTTGTTTAAAGTCTTGGCTAGTTCGCAATCAAGTAGTCTAAATTTTagtgttattttttttttcactcgCGTAGGATTTCTATGAATTATTGAGCAACCGTAATTTTTGTATGAAATGTGTAATTTTGGGAGATTTTGCATTTTCACATCAACTAAACATATACATTAACAGACTCGAACCGTTGCATCACTTCCACTTCACTTCCTAGTATGACAGAAATGAAAAACCAGCTTGATACAAACAGAGTATATAAATACCGAGTATATAAATACGGTGTATAAATTATCACTCGTGTCTTGGCTTTCCTTGACTCAATGGTTGAGTGGTGAATATACTTATATACAGGTCAAAGATTATGGGTTTAAACCTTGACCCTTCTTATATTTTCCTCCACCATCTTCCATGGATGCAAACTTGACTAACCCGACGTCGTTATATATTGGATCTCATACAAGTATTAGATTTAGATAGATCTTCATCTCATGAGATCATTaagaccctgttcttttggacttaaagtcacttaatttcagttcagttcagatcctataagttcagttcagatcagattcgTTTCattccaaaagaacatggcctaactACCGAGTATGTTTTAAGTACAACATAACTCGACATAAAACCTGATAGTACAAACGTAAGTATTCagaaaaacatactccctccgtcccgatcaattgtcgtccttttgttttggcaca from Silene latifolia isolate original U9 population chromosome 2, ASM4854445v1, whole genome shotgun sequence encodes the following:
- the LOC141644205 gene encoding uncharacterized protein At1g27050-like, yielding MSRKREKLYFSPHQPFSNPKRRRPQPRAPSPEDKPQDKPAAPPALLVLGIPTGCSVLDLKARFEIYGSISRIRINPLGVGSISFRTFSGADSAVAASLDPSFPISIDSHLVQVMWESDMKDDDAQDNVDERRRRNSNLSKLLKGETPLSRHGRAKRLSSAIVNPNATINSAVLDPPFKHNREIVAYDDIL
- the LOC141644206 gene encoding adagio protein 3-like, giving the protein MKGQRREAIGADEEEEMKSHNSKRPKYPQKTQDLMQNLAENEEDDDLEDDEDGEEEEDDANYMNCNYFYQPQPMPTSIVVCDALEIDSPIIYVNTSFEIYTGYSANEILGRNCRFLQYRDPHAQRRHPLVDPVVVSEMRRCLEDGIEFQGELLNFRKDGTPLVNRLRLQPIYADDGTVTHVIGIQIFTEAKVNLDHVSYPVFKQTFEHQIEHSDELSSKGGDLCGILHLSDDVLAHNIFSRLTPRDVASIGSTCKRIYELTKNEHVRKMVCQSLWGREVTGNLELMTKNLGWVRLARELTTLEAVSWRKFTVGGSVEPSRCNFSACAVGNRLVLFGGEGVGMQPMDDTFVLNLDSEHPEWRRVIVKSSPPGRWGHTLSCLNGSCLVVFGGCGREGLLNDVFVLDLDAKHPTWTEILGGTPPVRRSWHSSCTIDGTKLVVFGGCTDSGELLSDTFLLDLTTDRPVWKEIPSSWSPPSRLGHSLSVYGRTKIFMFGGLVKSGQLRLRSGEAYTIDIGTENPQWRQIDCGAAGMGSQGGVIPPPRLDHVAVSMPCGRIIVFGGSIAALHSPSQLFLLDPSEDKPSWRTLNVPGQPPKVAWGHSTCVVGGTRVLVLGGHSGEEWVLNELHELCLASKHDSDM